From one Terriglobia bacterium genomic stretch:
- a CDS encoding methyltransferase domain-containing protein, protein MSLSVEQHNIEILQNRELWEKKPLLRKVYAQFYREIARRLNPVLPGLIVELGSGMGNIKQHIPQSIATDIFPNPWLDRVENAYHLSFGQGEVGHLILFDVWHHLRYPGTALQEFARVLAPGGRIIVFDPAMGLIGRFVFGHFHHEPLGLEEEIEWNAPDSFTGLEAAYYAAQGNASRVFGSEVFKDLHRTWRIVEVKYFSGLAYVASGGFRGPQLYPGALWPLFNRMDLVLSRFPKLASRMLVVLERKAP, encoded by the coding sequence GTGTCCCTTAGCGTTGAACAACACAATATCGAAATCCTGCAGAACCGCGAGTTGTGGGAGAAGAAGCCTCTACTGCGCAAGGTATATGCGCAGTTCTATCGCGAGATCGCCCGCAGGTTGAACCCGGTTCTTCCCGGTCTGATTGTGGAACTCGGATCGGGTATGGGTAATATCAAGCAACACATACCGCAATCCATTGCGACTGACATTTTCCCGAATCCGTGGTTAGACCGCGTTGAGAATGCCTACCATCTTAGTTTCGGCCAGGGAGAAGTGGGTCATCTGATTTTGTTCGATGTATGGCATCACTTAAGGTACCCCGGGACGGCACTTCAAGAGTTTGCCAGGGTTCTTGCTCCGGGCGGCCGGATCATCGTTTTTGATCCGGCGATGGGACTTATCGGTAGGTTTGTCTTCGGTCATTTTCACCATGAGCCATTGGGTCTGGAAGAGGAAATTGAATGGAACGCACCGGACTCTTTTACAGGACTTGAGGCCGCATATTATGCAGCTCAGGGAAATGCGAGCCGCGTGTTCGGATCTGAGGTATTCAAAGACTTACATCGGACGTGGCGCATTGTCGAGGTCAAGTATTTTTCAGGGCTCGCATACGTCGCAAGCGGCGGGTTCCGCGGGCCGCAGTTATATCCGGGCGCATTGTGGCCTCTCTTCAATCGGATGGACTTGGTATTATCCCGGTTCCCCAAACTTGCATCACGAATGTTAGTCGTATTAGAGCGGAAGGCTCCTTAA